The Pelagibacterium halotolerans B2 nucleotide sequence CGGTGCCGCAATCGTCCTCGGTGATGATCGCATCCTGGGCGACGTCCACGAGACGGCGGGTCAAATAACCCGAGTTCGCCGTCTTGAGCGCGGTGTCGGCCAGACCCTTGCGGGCACCGTGGGTCGAGTTGAAGTACTCAAGAACGGTCAGGCCCTCCTTGAAGTTCGAGATCACCGGCGTTTCGATGATTTCACCGGACGGTTTGGCCATAAGGCCGCGCATACCGGCGAGCTGCTTCATCTGGGCGACCGAACCACGGGCGCCAGAATGGCTCATCATATAGACCGAGTTGATCTGCTTGGAGCGGCCATTGGCATCCTTTTCGTGCGCCGAGATGCGCTTCATCATCTCTTCGGCGACCTTGTCGCCGCACTTGGCCCACGCATCGACGACCTTGTTGTACTTCTCACCATGGGTGATCAGGCCGTCATTGTACTGCTGCTCGAACTCCTCGACCTGCTTGCGGGTATCGCCCACGATCTTGGCCTTGGTGTCGGGGATGACCATGTCGTCCTTGCCGAACGAAATGCCGGCGCGGCACGCCTGCTTGAAGCCCAGATCCATGACGCGGTCACAGAAGATCACGGTCTCCTTCTGGCCACAGGCACGGTAAACCGTGTCGATGACCTTGGAGATGTTCTTCTTGGTCATGAGCTGGTTCACCACCTCGAACGGCACGGTCTTGGGCAATATCTGCCCAAGCATCATGCGGCCCGGGGTGGTCTCGACGATCGAGGTCGTCACATTGCCTTCGGCATCGACGGACTTGACCCGGCCCTTGATCTTGGTGTGCAGCGTGACCGACTTGTTCTCCAGCGCATGCTCGAGCTCGGACATCGACGAGAACGCCATGCCTTCGCCGGGCTCGCCCTCGGCCATGATCGACACATAGTACAGACCCAGCACGATATCCTGGCTCGGCACGATGATCGGCTGGCCGTTGGCCGGGTGCAGGATGTTGTTGGTCGACATCATCAAGACGCGCGCTTCAAGCTGGGCTTCGAGCGACAGCGGCACGTGAACGGCCATCTGGTCACCGTCGAAGTCGGCGTTGAACGCGGCGCAGACCAGCGGATGAAGCTGGATGGCCTTGCCTTCGATCAGGATCGGCTCGAACGCCTGAATGCCCAGACGGTGAAGCGTCGGCGCGCGGTTGAGAAGAACCGGGTGCTCACGGATCACTTCGTCGAGAATATCCCAGACTTCGGGCTTTTCCTTTTCAACAAGCTTTTTCGCCTGCTTTACGGTCGAGGACAGGCCCTTCGCGTCGAGACGCGAATAGATGAAGGGCTTGAAGAGTTCGAGCGCCATCTTCTTGGGCAGGCCGCACTGGTGCAGCTTGAGCTCGGGACCAACGGTGATGACCGAGCGGCCCGAATAGTCGACGCGCTTGCCGAGCAGGTTCTGGCGGAACCGGCCCTGCTTGCCCTTGAGCATGTCCGAAAGCGACTTCAGCGGACGCTTGTTCGCACCGGTGATGGTGCGGCCACGGCGGCCATTGTCGAACAGCGCATCGACAGCTTCCTGCAGCATGCGCTTTTCGTTGCGGATGATGATATCCGGCGCACGCAGCTCGATCAGGCGCTTGAGGCGGTTGTTACGGTTGATCACACGACGATAGAGGTCGTTCAGATCTGAGGTCGCGAACCGGCCGCCATCGAGCGGAACCAGCGGGCGCAATTCGGGCGGAATGACCGGAATGACCGTCATGATCATCCATTCGGGCTTGTTGCCCGAAACGATGAACTGCTCGACGATTTTCAGGCGCTTGGCCAGCTTTTTCGGCTTGAGCTCGGTGGTCGCCTCGGCGATCTCGACGCGCAGATCGGCGGCGAGCTTTTCGAGGTCGAGAGCAGCCAGCATTTCACGCACCGCTTCAGCGCCGATCATGGCGGTGAAGGCGTCAGGGCCGTAATTGTCCTGGGCGTCGAGATACTCTTCTTCCGTCACCAACTGGTGCTGGGTGAACGGGGTCAGGCCCGGCTCGATGACGACGTAGTTCTCGAAATAGAGAATGCGTTCGACATCTTTCAAGGTCATGTCGAGCAATTGCGAAATGCGGCTCGGCAGGGACTTGAGGAACCAGATATGGGCAACCGGCGCAGCCAGTTCGATATGGCCCATGCGCTCGCGGCGAACGCGCGACAGCGTGACTTCCACGCCGCACTTTTCGCAGATGACGCCCTTGAACTTCATGCGCTTGTACTTGCCGCAAAGGCATTCGTAATCCTTGGTCGGGCCAAAGATGCGCGCGCAGAACAGGCCGTCACGCTCGGGCTTGAACGTACGGTAGTTGATGGTCTCGGGCTTTTTGATTTCGCCGTACGACCACGACAGGATCTTTTCCGGGCTCGCGATATTGATCTTGATCTGATCGAAAGTCGGCGCAGCCGCCTGCGAGTTGAACGGATCCATGACGTGCTGATGATGATTCATCTTTTGTCTCCTTGAGGCCCGGGCAGCGCCGCTTTCGGCAGCGCGTTGCCCTTTTGGGCCAAAGCAATCGGTTCAGGCCGGAAGTGCCAGGGGCACTCCGGCCAATGGATGCGGCGGATTATTCCGCCGCGTCCGCAGGAGGTGCGAGTTCGGGATCGCCACCCGGCTCGTCATTGTCCGCTTCCATGTCGGTCAATTCGACATTGAGGCCCAGCGAGCGGATTTCCTTGACGAGAACGTTGAAGCTCTCGGGGATGCCCGCTTCGAAGGTGTCGTCGCCACGCACGATGGCTTCGTAAACCTTGGTGCGCCCGGCAACGTCGTCCGACTTGACGGTGAGCATTTCCTGCAAGGTGTAAGCAGCGCCATAAGCTTCGAGCGCCCACACCTCCATTTCACCGAACCGCTGTCCGCCGAACTGGGCCTTGCCGCCCAGCGGCTGCTGGGTAACCAGACTGTATGGGCCGATCGAACGGGCGTGGATCTTGTCGTCCACAAGATGGTGCAGCTTGAGCATGTAGATGTAGCCCACTGTCACCTTGCGGTCGAA carries:
- the rpoC gene encoding DNA-directed RNA polymerase subunit beta' codes for the protein MNHHQHVMDPFNSQAAAPTFDQIKINIASPEKILSWSYGEIKKPETINYRTFKPERDGLFCARIFGPTKDYECLCGKYKRMKFKGVICEKCGVEVTLSRVRRERMGHIELAAPVAHIWFLKSLPSRISQLLDMTLKDVERILYFENYVVIEPGLTPFTQHQLVTEEEYLDAQDNYGPDAFTAMIGAEAVREMLAALDLEKLAADLRVEIAEATTELKPKKLAKRLKIVEQFIVSGNKPEWMIMTVIPVIPPELRPLVPLDGGRFATSDLNDLYRRVINRNNRLKRLIELRAPDIIIRNEKRMLQEAVDALFDNGRRGRTITGANKRPLKSLSDMLKGKQGRFRQNLLGKRVDYSGRSVITVGPELKLHQCGLPKKMALELFKPFIYSRLDAKGLSSTVKQAKKLVEKEKPEVWDILDEVIREHPVLLNRAPTLHRLGIQAFEPILIEGKAIQLHPLVCAAFNADFDGDQMAVHVPLSLEAQLEARVLMMSTNNILHPANGQPIIVPSQDIVLGLYYVSIMAEGEPGEGMAFSSMSELEHALENKSVTLHTKIKGRVKSVDAEGNVTTSIVETTPGRMMLGQILPKTVPFEVVNQLMTKKNISKVIDTVYRACGQKETVIFCDRVMDLGFKQACRAGISFGKDDMVIPDTKAKIVGDTRKQVEEFEQQYNDGLITHGEKYNKVVDAWAKCGDKVAEEMMKRISAHEKDANGRSKQINSVYMMSHSGARGSVAQMKQLAGMRGLMAKPSGEIIETPVISNFKEGLTVLEYFNSTHGARKGLADTALKTANSGYLTRRLVDVAQDAIITEDDCGTERGLTMEPIIDSGQVVASLGQRILGRVAADDIYVPGTDDVLVAKGTLMDEADVEKIEAAKVQSVRIRSPLTCDVRQGTCATCYGRDLARGTPVNMGEAVGVIAAQSIGEPGTQLTMRTFHIGGTAQVVDNSYLEAGAEGKITFRNKNIATNSDGHIVVMGRNVSIVIVDSEGKERSVHKLGYGSRLRVNEGDQVKRSQRLAEWDPYTRPVLTEVEGEVIFEDLVDGASVSEQTDETTGFTKRLVIDWRSSQRGDGLKPAIAVGSKGQPFKTERGTDARYLMSVDAVIAVEPGTRVAPGDVLARIPLESAKTKDITGGLPRVAELFEARRPKDHAIIAELDGTIRFGRDYKNKRRIIIEPTDETLEPVEYLIPKGKPFHLQEGDPIEKGEYILDGNPAPHDILAIKGVEELARYLVNEIQEVYRLQGVLINDKHIEVIVRQMLQKVEITEPGESGLLKEEQLDRIDLDELNEQLVADGKKPAVAVPVLLGITKASLQTRSFISAASFQETTRVLTEAAVSGKGDLLEGLKENVIVGRLIPAGTGARISNVRQIATKRDDLILDERRRQAETVAIPAPEAMPAAPDSPAE